The proteins below are encoded in one region of Syntrophotalea carbinolica DSM 2380:
- the eno gene encoding phosphopyruvate hydratase produces the protein MSEIVDIYAREILDSRGNPTVEVEVFLESGAMGRAAVPSGASTGEREALEMRDGDAARYLGKGVLKAVDNVNNVIAAELLGWESTEQTALDQKLIELDGTEFKSTLGANAMLGVSLACAKASAEELGLSLYQYLGGPNGRELPLPMLNILNGGAHADNNVDIQEFMVMPAGADSFKEALRMGAEIFHALKSVLKKRGYNTAVGDEGGFAPDLKSNEEALEVIMEAIKAAGYKPGEDVLLALDVAASELYADGKYNLANEAQPLKTAAELTDFYADLVDRYPIISIEDGMAENDWDGWKILTDKLGKRIQIVGDDLFVTNTKIFKEGIDKGIANSILIKLNQIGTLTETLEAIEMAKRAGYTAVVSHRSGETEDTTIADLVVATNAGQIKTGSACRTDRVCKYNQLLRIEDQLGEAACFNGKDVFYNLR, from the coding sequence ATGAGCGAAATTGTTGATATTTATGCCCGCGAAATCCTCGATTCGCGGGGAAATCCCACCGTGGAAGTTGAAGTTTTCCTGGAAAGCGGCGCCATGGGCCGCGCTGCCGTGCCTAGCGGTGCCTCCACCGGCGAACGTGAAGCACTGGAAATGCGTGACGGCGATGCTGCCCGTTACCTGGGCAAAGGTGTGCTCAAAGCCGTGGATAACGTCAACAACGTCATTGCCGCCGAGCTGCTCGGCTGGGAATCGACGGAACAAACCGCCCTTGATCAAAAACTGATCGAACTCGATGGCACCGAATTCAAATCGACCCTGGGCGCCAATGCCATGCTCGGCGTATCCCTGGCCTGCGCCAAGGCATCCGCCGAAGAACTCGGACTGAGCCTGTATCAGTACCTGGGCGGCCCGAATGGCCGGGAACTGCCTCTGCCCATGCTTAATATCCTCAACGGTGGCGCGCATGCGGACAATAACGTCGATATCCAGGAATTCATGGTCATGCCCGCCGGCGCCGATTCCTTCAAGGAAGCGTTGCGCATGGGAGCCGAGATTTTCCATGCCCTGAAATCGGTACTTAAAAAACGCGGCTACAATACCGCGGTCGGCGATGAAGGCGGATTCGCACCCGATCTGAAGAGCAACGAGGAAGCCCTCGAAGTCATCATGGAAGCGATCAAGGCTGCCGGATACAAACCGGGCGAGGACGTACTGCTGGCCCTCGACGTCGCTGCTTCCGAACTCTACGCCGACGGCAAATACAATCTGGCCAACGAAGCCCAGCCCCTCAAAACGGCTGCCGAGCTCACCGATTTCTACGCCGACCTGGTCGATCGGTACCCCATCATCTCCATCGAAGACGGCATGGCCGAAAACGACTGGGACGGCTGGAAGATTTTGACCGACAAACTCGGCAAACGCATCCAGATCGTCGGCGACGACCTGTTCGTCACCAATACCAAGATCTTCAAGGAGGGCATCGATAAGGGTATCGCCAACTCCATCCTTATCAAACTGAACCAGATCGGCACTCTGACCGAAACGCTGGAAGCCATCGAAATGGCCAAACGCGCCGGGTACACCGCTGTTGTTTCCCACCGCAGCGGCGAAACCGAAGACACCACCATCGCCGACCTGGTCGTGGCCACCAATGCCGGCCAGATTAAAACCGGCTCTGCCTGCCGCACCGACCGCGTATGCAAATACAACCAGTTGCTGCGCATCGAAGATCAGCTTGGCGAGGCCGCCTGCTTCAACGGCAAGGATGTTTTCTACAACCTGCGTTAA
- a CDS encoding PhoH family protein, with translation MAEDQRLANLLFGQANTNLKQIERILGVRIASKGGELHISGDEHQVALAQRLVEELYGLLQADYPIYPPDVDYAIRILSADGKARLKDIFLDTVCISARKKIISPKSLAQKAYIDAIRRNEVVFGIGPAGTGKTYLAMAMAVSFLLKKEVARIVLVRPAVEAGEKLGFLPGDIAEKVNPYLRPLYDALFDMLDYDRGQMYIDKGVIEVAPLAFMRGRTLNDAFVILDEAQNTTAEQMKMFLTRLGFGSRAVITGDITQIDLPNERRSGLLEAAEVLREVKGIHFNYFSDRDVVRHPIVQAIVKAYDRKRKRPAASKASGGETDRHDRQD, from the coding sequence GTGGCCGAAGATCAACGGCTGGCGAACCTCCTTTTCGGTCAAGCCAATACCAATCTGAAGCAGATCGAACGAATTCTGGGGGTGCGTATCGCCTCCAAAGGGGGCGAGCTGCACATCTCCGGGGACGAGCATCAGGTTGCACTGGCTCAACGCCTGGTGGAAGAACTTTATGGCTTGTTGCAAGCCGATTACCCTATTTACCCTCCCGATGTCGATTATGCCATACGCATCCTCAGTGCCGACGGCAAGGCCCGATTGAAGGATATTTTCCTCGATACCGTTTGCATCTCCGCCCGTAAAAAAATCATCTCCCCCAAAAGCCTGGCTCAAAAAGCCTACATCGATGCCATTCGCCGCAACGAGGTTGTTTTCGGTATCGGCCCGGCGGGTACCGGTAAAACCTATCTGGCCATGGCCATGGCCGTGTCGTTTCTGTTGAAAAAGGAAGTGGCGCGTATCGTGCTCGTACGCCCGGCCGTCGAAGCCGGCGAAAAGCTGGGTTTTTTGCCCGGAGATATTGCGGAGAAGGTCAATCCCTATCTGCGGCCGCTTTACGATGCCCTTTTCGACATGCTCGATTACGACCGGGGGCAGATGTATATCGACAAGGGGGTCATCGAAGTGGCGCCGCTGGCGTTTATGCGGGGACGAACCCTCAACGATGCTTTCGTCATTCTCGACGAGGCGCAAAACACCACCGCCGAGCAGATGAAAATGTTCCTCACGCGTCTCGGATTCGGCAGTCGGGCTGTGATTACCGGAGACATTACCCAGATCGATCTTCCCAACGAACGCAGGTCGGGGCTGCTCGAAGCCGCTGAAGTGTTGCGGGAGGTCAAAGGTATTCATTTTAACTATTTTTCCGATCGCGACGTTGTGCGCCATCCCATCGTTCAAGCCATCGTCAAGGCTTACGACCGGAAGCGCAAACGGCCTGCAGCTTCGAAGGCAAGCGGAGGAGAAACGGATCGTCATGACCGGCAAGACTGA
- a CDS encoding HD family phosphohydrolase, with the protein MTGKTDRKQEGNVRKGKSVFAFMNRQIFTDSATQRKFLLLLVSILIAFIVIPKGSFIPGFYRPGDIAQRNVKAPRDLLVPDEALTEKKQRDAADAVLPLYDYDPRTGRDVTERLKHGFDMLRKLPEPGLAQRHELETLLGISLSDAEMAVLQQLAAQSDQAQLLVQTLQQVMLNQIVGNLQLFQTGGERGIVVRNLVTREERVAQGLDQVIGIGDALDRVAEKSEQLTGLSAADRKLLTVQLSKLLRPNLTYNQSETETRRQQGRQAVKPVLMQVKKGEMVVREGERVTEEQVNKLKALRALGSDQMSLRMAAGLFLILLLLLSVAHRYGRRNISKYRPDNRDLLFMAVTFVGLFILVKLAIFICSALEGSFPYIESSTYYYAFPFAVGAMLVRIVLNSEVALVFGLSFAMVIGLLFGDNLHIALFALVGSLTGGHWVRHCIQRTTLYQAGWRLSMVNVGMVLATQLIAGRGFDMQMFYKAGFGFAGGFVCALLVTGLVPLVETLFKYTTNIKLLELANMNTPVLRELMIQAPGTYHHSIIVGNLAEAAAETIGANPLLARVAAYYHDIGKIRKPLYFVENIGTQENRHNKLSPSMSALILMSHVKEGADMARENKLGQTLIDIIRQHHGTALIKFFYDKAKNQEDPGVQQINERDYRYPGPKPQTREAAVIMLADAIEAASRTLADPTPARIQGMVQKIINNIFIDGQLDECELTLKDLHNIAKSFNRILAGIFHHRIDYPEPVHKEREKETVKKKNGDDSHREPPKESKDSGGNA; encoded by the coding sequence ATGACCGGCAAGACTGATCGTAAGCAGGAAGGCAATGTGCGTAAGGGTAAATCCGTTTTTGCCTTTATGAACCGCCAGATTTTTACGGATTCGGCCACCCAGCGGAAGTTTTTGCTGTTGTTGGTGAGTATCCTGATCGCTTTTATCGTTATCCCCAAAGGCAGCTTTATCCCCGGCTTTTATCGCCCGGGCGACATTGCTCAGCGCAATGTCAAAGCTCCGCGCGATCTGCTCGTGCCCGATGAAGCGCTGACGGAAAAAAAACAGCGGGATGCTGCCGACGCGGTATTGCCGCTGTACGATTACGATCCCCGCACCGGGCGCGATGTCACCGAACGCCTGAAACATGGATTCGACATGCTGCGAAAGTTGCCGGAGCCCGGACTTGCGCAGCGTCATGAGCTGGAAACCCTGCTCGGTATAAGTCTGTCGGATGCTGAAATGGCGGTGTTGCAGCAACTTGCTGCGCAGAGTGACCAGGCCCAATTGCTTGTACAAACCTTGCAACAGGTTATGCTCAATCAGATTGTCGGTAACCTCCAGCTTTTTCAAACCGGCGGTGAACGCGGCATCGTGGTTCGTAACCTGGTAACCCGGGAGGAACGTGTCGCCCAGGGGCTTGATCAGGTGATCGGCATCGGCGATGCCCTCGATCGGGTTGCAGAAAAATCGGAGCAACTCACGGGGCTGTCCGCTGCCGACCGTAAGTTGTTGACGGTGCAGCTATCCAAGCTGTTGAGGCCCAATCTGACCTATAATCAGAGCGAGACGGAAACCCGTCGTCAACAGGGTCGTCAGGCTGTCAAGCCGGTTCTGATGCAAGTCAAAAAGGGCGAGATGGTGGTCCGGGAGGGGGAACGGGTTACCGAGGAACAGGTCAATAAGCTCAAGGCCCTGCGGGCGCTCGGCAGCGACCAGATGTCTCTGCGCATGGCTGCCGGATTGTTTCTGATCCTGTTGCTGTTGCTGTCCGTGGCCCATCGTTACGGACGCCGGAACATCAGCAAGTATCGGCCCGATAACCGGGATCTGCTATTTATGGCGGTGACCTTCGTCGGGTTGTTTATCCTGGTTAAATTGGCGATCTTTATCTGCAGCGCCCTGGAGGGCTCTTTTCCCTATATCGAGTCTTCCACCTATTACTACGCTTTTCCCTTTGCGGTCGGCGCGATGCTGGTGCGCATTGTCCTTAATTCCGAGGTGGCGTTGGTCTTCGGCCTGAGCTTCGCCATGGTTATCGGCCTGCTGTTCGGGGACAATCTGCATATTGCCCTGTTTGCTTTGGTGGGCAGTCTGACCGGAGGGCACTGGGTGCGTCACTGCATCCAGCGGACAACCCTCTATCAGGCCGGTTGGCGGCTGTCGATGGTCAACGTCGGTATGGTTCTGGCCACACAACTCATCGCCGGCCGCGGTTTCGATATGCAGATGTTTTACAAAGCCGGGTTCGGTTTTGCCGGCGGATTTGTCTGCGCTCTGCTGGTGACCGGGCTGGTGCCGTTGGTCGAAACCCTGTTCAAGTACACCACCAATATCAAGCTGCTGGAACTGGCCAACATGAATACCCCGGTTCTGCGCGAGTTGATGATTCAGGCTCCGGGTACCTATCATCACTCCATCATTGTCGGCAACCTGGCCGAGGCGGCCGCCGAAACCATCGGCGCCAATCCGCTGCTTGCACGCGTGGCCGCGTATTATCACGACATCGGCAAGATTCGCAAGCCGCTCTACTTTGTCGAAAATATCGGCACCCAGGAAAATCGCCACAATAAACTGAGCCCCTCCATGAGCGCACTGATTCTTATGTCGCATGTGAAAGAGGGGGCCGATATGGCTCGCGAGAACAAACTCGGTCAGACCCTTATCGATATCATTCGCCAGCATCACGGTACGGCCCTGATCAAGTTTTTTTACGACAAGGCCAAAAACCAGGAAGATCCCGGCGTCCAGCAGATCAACGAACGGGATTACCGGTATCCCGGACCCAAGCCCCAGACCCGTGAAGCGGCCGTGATTATGCTGGCCGATGCCATCGAGGCGGCAAGCCGTACCCTGGCGGATCCGACACCGGCGCGGATTCAGGGCATGGTGCAGAAGATTATCAACAATATCTTTATCGATGGGCAACTCGACGAATGCGAGTTGACTCTCAAGGATCTGCACAATATAGCCAAGAGTTTTAACCGTATCCTGGCGGGGATTTTTCACCACAGGATCGATTACCCCGAGCCCGTTCACAAGGAACGGGAGAAGGAAACGGTCAAGAAAAAAAATGGGGATGATTCACATCGAGAACCGCCAAAAGAATCAAAAGATAGCGGTGGAAACGCTTGA
- the ybeY gene encoding rRNA maturation RNase YbeY → MGMIHIENRQKNQKIAVETLEKVAQRILNDSECPDAELSLLIVDDIEIQQINRDYLQRDKPTNVISFAMQEGEDVGLHPGLLGDVIISADTAARDAREADLPFESELYFLLLHGVLHLLGYDHERGTEEDARRMEAREAELFARIREEFL, encoded by the coding sequence ATGGGGATGATTCACATCGAGAACCGCCAAAAGAATCAAAAGATAGCGGTGGAAACGCTTGAAAAGGTAGCACAGAGGATCTTAAACGACTCGGAATGTCCTGATGCCGAATTATCGCTGCTGATCGTCGACGATATCGAAATACAGCAAATCAACCGTGATTATCTGCAGCGCGACAAACCCACTAATGTGATCTCCTTCGCCATGCAGGAAGGTGAGGACGTCGGTTTGCACCCCGGTTTGCTCGGCGATGTGATCATCTCCGCCGATACCGCCGCCCGGGATGCCCGCGAGGCTGATCTGCCATTTGAAAGCGAACTCTATTTTCTGTTGCTGCACGGGGTTCTGCATTTACTCGGCTACGATCATGAGCGCGGCACCGAAGAGGATGCGCGACGCATGGAGGCACGGGAGGCGGAATTGTTTGCCCGGATTCGGGAAGAGTTTCTATAA
- a CDS encoding diacylglycerol kinase, protein MKPEKNIHFSFNCAIEGFLWAVRTQRHMRYHCIIAVGVVLAGLIFKVSALEFILLVFGVVLVLFAELINTACEALVDLVSPDFHPLARRVKDVAAGAVLLVSVGAAIMGYLILAGYVFRSAGDGNDFLLTGAPPGELAILSLLTVILLVVLLKAWAGRGTPLEGGMPSGHAAFAFSVATSVALAAVGSVVTLLVLALAVMIGHSRVYMGIHSLHEVLAGALLGAGVTWALFLCFG, encoded by the coding sequence ATGAAACCGGAAAAAAACATCCATTTCAGTTTTAACTGTGCCATTGAGGGTTTTCTGTGGGCGGTGCGCACCCAGCGGCATATGCGCTATCATTGCATCATAGCGGTGGGGGTGGTTCTGGCGGGACTTATTTTCAAGGTTTCCGCGCTGGAATTCATTCTTCTGGTGTTCGGTGTGGTTCTGGTTCTGTTTGCCGAACTGATCAACACGGCCTGCGAGGCTTTGGTGGATCTGGTTTCACCGGATTTTCATCCCCTGGCGCGGCGGGTCAAGGACGTTGCGGCGGGTGCCGTACTGCTGGTAAGTGTCGGTGCAGCGATCATGGGCTACCTGATTCTTGCCGGGTACGTTTTCCGTTCGGCAGGTGACGGGAACGATTTTCTTCTAACCGGAGCGCCGCCGGGCGAACTGGCAATCCTCAGCCTTTTGACCGTCATCTTGCTGGTGGTCCTGCTTAAAGCCTGGGCGGGACGTGGCACCCCCTTGGAAGGTGGCATGCCCAGCGGCCACGCCGCGTTTGCTTTTTCGGTGGCGACTTCGGTGGCACTGGCTGCGGTCGGATCGGTGGTGACGCTGCTGGTTCTGGCGCTGGCGGTCATGATCGGTCACAGCCGTGTTTATATGGGCATTCACAGCCTGCATGAGGTGCTGGCAGGCGCGCTGCTCGGTGCCGGGGTGACCTGGGCGCTGTTTCTGTGTTTCGGGTGA
- a CDS encoding hemolysin family protein: protein MDDDSSGNKTVFWRRFSEALLPGRRRVRSEEELQAVIDASEEEGIINEEEGEMLHSIFEFGETIVREIMVPRTDMLCCSIDDTVEAVLHGIIDSGHSRIPLYKGTTDRIVGLVYAKDLLKHWGKPLEQIDLGSIMREPYFVPETKKIEELFKEFRSRRMHMAIAIDEYGGTSGLITIEDLIEEIVGDIQDEYDLEEEWLQPQEDGSLLVDCRLNIDEFEDYFDVTLPRERFDTVGGWLFHLLGRVPLKGEELRNQGLLMTVEKCDDRKIHTVRVRRDSSPEEPAP from the coding sequence TTGGACGACGACAGTTCGGGAAACAAAACCGTTTTCTGGCGCCGCTTCAGCGAAGCGTTGCTGCCCGGTCGGCGGCGCGTACGAAGCGAAGAGGAACTGCAGGCGGTGATCGATGCCTCCGAGGAGGAAGGCATCATCAACGAAGAAGAAGGCGAAATGCTGCACTCCATCTTCGAGTTCGGCGAAACCATCGTTCGCGAAATCATGGTGCCCCGGACCGATATGCTCTGTTGCAGTATCGATGACACGGTCGAGGCGGTGCTGCATGGCATTATCGATTCGGGTCATTCCCGTATTCCCCTCTACAAGGGAACCACCGATCGGATCGTCGGTCTGGTCTATGCCAAGGACCTGTTGAAGCACTGGGGTAAACCGCTGGAGCAAATTGATCTGGGCAGCATTATGCGTGAGCCGTATTTTGTTCCCGAAACCAAGAAGATCGAGGAGCTGTTCAAAGAATTTCGCAGCCGCCGAATGCATATGGCGATTGCCATCGACGAGTATGGCGGTACCTCCGGATTGATTACCATCGAAGATCTTATCGAAGAGATCGTCGGCGATATTCAGGATGAATACGATCTGGAAGAAGAGTGGCTGCAACCCCAGGAGGACGGTAGCCTGCTGGTCGATTGCCGGCTGAATATCGATGAGTTCGAGGATTATTTTGACGTCACTCTGCCACGGGAGCGGTTCGATACGGTTGGCGGATGGCTGTTTCACCTGCTTGGCCGCGTACCCCTCAAAGGGGAGGAGCTGCGCAACCAGGGGCTCTTGATGACCGTGGAAAAGTGCGATGACCGTAAAATTCATACGGTACGGGTCCGTCGGGATTCCTCCCCTGAAGAACCTGCCCCATGA
- the lnt gene encoding apolipoprotein N-acyltransferase — MKLRLPDTELLWAFLSGVLLALSFPRPDIAAMAWLGLVPLLLVCSRRPFACGVAAGVGFFGPVLYWLNIVMTSYGQLPPVLSGVAYLLLIGYLASFFGAAIWAAKRFEQRLGLSLALTLPILWVALEFLRSFLLTGFPWATLGYSQQSLLPLIQSADLFGPYGLSYLLILSNATLALLIQFVCRRASRPFPYLAVTLTLALAGGFYVYGNYRLAHHPDHRQETLATVLAQGNIDQSLKWNPAFQWRTIDIYKRLSLQHQEQSAELIVWPESAVPFFYQQPGVLSEQVRQVAAGSKAWLLFGSPAFEDINRQRHYLNSAFLLSPEGEDLGRSDKVHLVPFGEYVPLKTFLPFIDKLVVGIGDFSPGSVSPLPMNGHKIGVLVCFEGIFPELARDYVRRGSDLLVNITNDAWFGRSSAPYQHLAMTRFRAVENRIWLARAANTGISALIAPSGRITSRTPLFERTALSGMVGLGAAPTVYNRLGDVFPAACGFVSLVWLFLAWRRDRK, encoded by the coding sequence ATGAAGCTGCGCCTGCCGGATACCGAGCTGCTTTGGGCTTTTCTCTCCGGGGTATTGCTGGCGCTATCGTTTCCGCGGCCCGATATCGCTGCCATGGCCTGGTTGGGCCTGGTGCCTTTGTTGTTGGTCTGCTCCAGGCGGCCGTTTGCCTGCGGGGTTGCCGCGGGCGTCGGTTTTTTCGGTCCGGTACTGTATTGGCTGAATATTGTCATGACCAGTTACGGTCAGCTTCCTCCGGTTCTTTCGGGTGTGGCCTATCTTCTGCTGATCGGCTATCTGGCGTCGTTTTTCGGGGCTGCCATCTGGGCGGCCAAGCGTTTTGAGCAACGCCTGGGGCTTTCTCTGGCCCTGACCCTGCCGATATTATGGGTTGCTCTCGAGTTTTTGCGCTCCTTCCTGCTTACGGGGTTTCCCTGGGCAACTCTGGGGTATTCCCAGCAGAGTCTTTTGCCCCTGATTCAGTCCGCCGATCTGTTCGGTCCCTACGGTCTGAGCTATCTGCTGATCCTGTCCAATGCCACGCTGGCGCTGTTGATACAGTTTGTTTGCCGACGCGCATCGAGGCCTTTTCCCTATCTGGCGGTGACTCTTACTTTAGCACTGGCAGGCGGTTTCTACGTTTACGGTAATTATCGGCTGGCACATCATCCCGACCACCGTCAGGAAACGCTGGCAACCGTTCTGGCGCAGGGCAATATCGACCAATCCCTGAAGTGGAATCCCGCATTTCAGTGGCGTACCATTGACATTTATAAACGGTTGTCCCTGCAGCATCAGGAGCAGTCCGCGGAACTGATTGTCTGGCCGGAAAGCGCCGTGCCGTTTTTCTACCAGCAGCCCGGTGTCCTTTCCGAACAGGTGCGACAGGTCGCCGCCGGCAGCAAGGCCTGGTTGTTGTTCGGTAGTCCGGCTTTTGAGGATATCAACCGGCAGCGTCACTATCTCAACAGTGCTTTTCTGCTCTCTCCCGAGGGGGAGGACCTGGGACGCAGCGATAAGGTACATCTGGTGCCTTTTGGCGAATATGTGCCGCTGAAGACTTTTTTGCCTTTCATCGACAAACTTGTTGTAGGCATTGGAGATTTCAGCCCCGGCAGCGTCAGTCCGCTGCCGATGAACGGGCATAAAATCGGCGTGCTGGTCTGTTTCGAGGGGATTTTTCCCGAACTGGCACGCGATTATGTGCGCCGCGGCAGCGATCTGCTGGTGAATATTACCAACGACGCCTGGTTCGGTCGTTCCTCCGCTCCTTATCAACATCTGGCCATGACCCGTTTCCGGGCTGTGGAAAACCGCATCTGGCTGGCGCGGGCGGCCAATACCGGCATTTCCGCATTGATAGCACCTTCCGGCCGGATTACCTCCCGGACCCCTTTATTTGAACGGACAGCCTTGAGCGGCATGGTCGGTCTGGGCGCCGCGCCCACGGTTTACAATCGACTCGGCGATGTCTTCCCGGCAGCTTGCGGATTTGTCAGTCTGGTGTGGTTGTTTCTGGCCTGGCGACGAGATAGAAAGTAA
- a CDS encoding Glu/Leu/Phe/Val family dehydrogenase, whose protein sequence is MLDAFSYADDLGPTKIIHIYEPTIGLKAVLVVDNVSIGPAIGGLRMAPDVSTDECFRLARAMTLKNAVSGLAHGGGKSVLYGDPKMPLAEKEQLIRAMACALRHCHDYIFGPDMGTDETCMAWVKDEIDRAVGLPEAIGGIPLDKIGATGWGVRHAVEIAAPAAGFSLSGARVVVQGFGAVGQHAARFLGELGAVLVGAADSKGTLYHPEGIDVDALMALKQAGKSVVDYADGQKLDRDAVIGLECEVWIPAARPDVVTEANVDRMRTRLVAQGANIPLTPGAEKILHERGVLCLPDFIANAGGVICGALEYHGGWKGLVFDVVAEKIRSNTEEMLRRVKTEGRLPRDVATDMALTVLHKAMATRRWTIF, encoded by the coding sequence ATGCTGGATGCCTTTTCCTATGCTGATGATCTGGGACCTACCAAAATTATCCACATTTACGAACCGACAATCGGCCTGAAGGCAGTGCTGGTGGTTGATAATGTTTCTATCGGACCGGCCATCGGCGGTTTGCGCATGGCACCGGATGTCAGTACCGACGAGTGTTTCCGGCTGGCACGGGCCATGACGTTGAAAAACGCAGTATCGGGGCTAGCTCACGGTGGCGGCAAATCGGTTCTTTACGGTGATCCGAAGATGCCGCTTGCGGAAAAGGAACAACTGATCCGAGCTATGGCCTGTGCCCTGCGCCATTGCCACGATTATATTTTCGGTCCCGACATGGGCACCGACGAAACCTGTATGGCCTGGGTCAAGGACGAGATCGACCGGGCCGTTGGTTTACCTGAAGCCATCGGCGGTATACCTCTGGATAAAATCGGTGCCACCGGTTGGGGAGTGCGCCATGCTGTGGAAATTGCCGCTCCTGCCGCAGGATTCTCTTTGTCCGGTGCAAGGGTTGTCGTTCAAGGGTTTGGCGCCGTGGGACAACATGCTGCGCGTTTCCTTGGCGAACTGGGTGCGGTGCTGGTTGGAGCGGCCGATTCCAAGGGGACCCTTTATCATCCGGAAGGGATCGACGTCGATGCATTGATGGCGCTAAAACAAGCCGGCAAGAGTGTTGTCGATTATGCTGACGGCCAGAAACTCGACCGGGATGCGGTCATCGGCCTGGAATGCGAGGTCTGGATTCCGGCCGCCAGGCCCGATGTCGTCACGGAAGCCAATGTTGATCGTATGCGTACCCGGCTGGTCGCTCAGGGCGCCAACATCCCCTTGACCCCGGGGGCGGAAAAAATCCTGCATGAACGCGGTGTTTTATGCCTGCCAGATTTTATCGCCAATGCCGGGGGAGTGATTTGCGGAGCCCTGGAGTATCACGGAGGCTGGAAGGGTCTGGTATTCGATGTGGTAGCGGAAAAAATTCGCAGCAACACCGAGGAAATGTTGCGCAGGGTAAAAACAGAAGGCCGTTTGCCACGCGATGTGGCCACCGATATGGCCCTGACGGTATTGCACAAAGCCATGGCGACCCGGCGCTGGACGATTTTTTGA
- a CDS encoding 2-oxoacid:acceptor oxidoreductase family protein: protein MYRIRFHGRGGQGIKTASRILGTALFIEGFEVQDAPRYGAERRGAPIFAYVRADTIPIQERGVIHRPDLVVVADETLLAITPAQVLEGITAATVVLIYSGHPESWWREQFPHVGRIIVLSPIAEHPGGIPAGAFCAGAAAALLGEVSEEALTQAVEEELAAHDPELVLSNKQAVMTAYAAVANYHGQVQSGPPLTVNETQPPAWIDMSRDAVDIAAPVIHAGTTSCLVKTGLWRTRRPVIDKEKCRRCLQCCAWCPEGGIRVGEDGFPVIDYEHCKGCLVCAAQCPFKAIKVIPESQAKEEQDAQAADRK from the coding sequence ATGTACCGAATTCGTTTTCATGGTCGTGGTGGCCAGGGGATCAAGACCGCCAGCCGCATCCTCGGCACGGCTCTGTTTATCGAGGGGTTCGAGGTGCAGGACGCGCCTCGTTATGGTGCCGAGCGGCGCGGCGCGCCGATATTCGCCTATGTGCGGGCCGATACAATCCCCATACAGGAGCGTGGGGTGATCCATCGGCCGGATCTGGTGGTCGTGGCGGATGAAACGCTGCTTGCGATTACTCCTGCACAGGTTCTGGAGGGGATCACCGCTGCGACTGTGGTGTTGATTTACTCCGGTCATCCGGAATCATGGTGGCGGGAGCAGTTTCCCCATGTCGGACGGATTATTGTTCTGTCGCCTATAGCAGAACATCCCGGTGGCATCCCCGCCGGGGCGTTTTGTGCCGGGGCAGCGGCAGCTTTGCTTGGTGAGGTGTCCGAGGAGGCCTTGACCCAGGCGGTGGAGGAAGAACTGGCGGCCCATGATCCCGAGCTGGTGTTGTCCAATAAACAGGCTGTCATGACAGCTTATGCGGCGGTCGCAAATTATCACGGGCAGGTACAGTCCGGCCCGCCCCTGACGGTTAACGAGACGCAGCCTCCGGCATGGATCGATATGTCCAGGGATGCGGTCGATATTGCGGCGCCGGTTATTCATGCCGGCACCACCAGTTGTCTGGTCAAAACCGGACTGTGGCGTACCCGGCGGCCGGTCATTGATAAGGAAAAATGTCGTCGCTGCCTGCAATGCTGCGCCTGGTGTCCGGAAGGGGGGATTCGGGTCGGAGAGGATGGCTTTCCGGTCATCGATTATGAACATTGCAAGGGCTGCCTGGTATGTGCTGCCCAGTGCCCCTTTAAGGCGATAAAGGTCATTCCCGAGTCGCAGGCCAAGGAGGAGCAGGATGCGCAAGCTGCTGACCGGAAATAA